One Nitrospirota bacterium genomic window carries:
- the treZ gene encoding malto-oligosyltrehalose trehalohydrolase gives MKEPIFNNGAHYSKDSNCHFSLWAPDFQSVELKICMPLESYFLMKKDNSGFWSVTLDDISPDTTYKFRLNSDREIPDPASHYQPRGVHEPSQVVCHEDFIWEDSSFSGIDLSEMIMYELHVGTFTTAGTFEAVTEQLDDLLSLGINAIELMPVAQFPGSRNWGYDGVYPYGVQNSYGGPAGLKKLVNECHKKGIAVILDVVYNHLGPEGNYLWGLGSYFTNTYRTPWGNAINFDGPMSDNVKLFFIENAIYWFDRYHIDALRLDAVHAIFDYGAKTFLEQLAEAVDAYSRQHRKKHYLIAESDLNDSNIIKPAALGGFGIDAQWSDDYHHCLHTLLTAETSGYYLDFGTVGHLARTLREGYAYTGEYSNYRKRSHGNSARGCHREQFVVFSQNHDQVGNRLMGERLSALVSFEALKLAAATVILSPYVPMLFMGEEYGEDAPFQFFVNFSGNALIENIRKGRKREYREFHKKGTPPDPQDLGTFLRSKLIWEKRQEGNHKILLEFYKALIKIRKEIPVFSCINSVNVYVDGREKQKVVIIRRHLSNDDANSVLCIFNFNKDNVQMSLNGLEAWERFFCSAAAEWAGAGSESSEILICDEPFTIAGLSVSLYNKKSVALL, from the coding sequence ATGAAAGAACCTATTTTTAATAACGGAGCTCATTACTCCAAAGACAGCAACTGTCATTTTTCTCTATGGGCGCCGGATTTCCAATCTGTGGAACTAAAAATTTGCATGCCGCTGGAAAGTTATTTTCTTATGAAAAAAGACAACAGTGGGTTTTGGAGTGTAACGCTTGATGACATTTCACCTGACACCACCTATAAGTTTCGTCTAAACAGTGACCGTGAAATTCCCGACCCTGCCTCACATTATCAACCTCGTGGCGTACACGAGCCGTCTCAGGTGGTGTGCCATGAGGATTTTATATGGGAGGACAGCTCCTTTTCTGGTATTGATTTATCAGAAATGATAATGTACGAACTCCACGTCGGGACTTTCACCACTGCCGGAACATTTGAGGCTGTCACAGAACAGCTTGACGACTTATTGAGTCTCGGCATTAACGCTATTGAGCTTATGCCTGTTGCCCAATTTCCCGGCAGCCGCAACTGGGGTTACGACGGAGTTTATCCCTACGGGGTACAAAACTCCTATGGCGGCCCCGCTGGCTTAAAAAAACTGGTTAATGAATGCCATAAAAAAGGCATCGCCGTAATACTTGATGTTGTGTACAATCACCTTGGCCCGGAGGGAAATTATCTGTGGGGACTTGGGTCTTATTTCACCAACACATACCGTACTCCATGGGGAAACGCCATTAACTTTGACGGCCCCATGAGCGATAACGTTAAGCTTTTTTTTATTGAAAACGCGATTTACTGGTTTGACCGCTACCATATTGATGCACTGAGGCTTGATGCAGTTCATGCAATTTTTGATTATGGGGCAAAAACGTTTTTAGAGCAGCTTGCAGAAGCAGTTGATGCATACTCACGGCAGCACAGAAAAAAACACTACCTTATAGCCGAAAGTGACCTTAATGATTCAAACATTATAAAACCTGCCGCACTTGGCGGCTTTGGGATAGACGCTCAATGGTCTGATGATTACCACCACTGCCTTCACACCCTTCTAACGGCAGAAACATCAGGGTACTATCTTGATTTTGGAACAGTTGGCCACCTTGCCAGGACCCTGAGAGAGGGTTATGCTTACACGGGTGAATACTCTAATTACAGAAAAAGAAGCCACGGTAACAGCGCAAGGGGTTGTCACAGAGAGCAGTTTGTTGTGTTTTCTCAAAACCACGATCAGGTTGGAAACCGGCTGATGGGTGAAAGACTTAGCGCTCTTGTCTCTTTTGAGGCTCTGAAATTAGCGGCGGCAACGGTGATTCTCTCTCCTTACGTCCCTATGCTCTTTATGGGAGAGGAGTATGGTGAGGATGCGCCATTTCAGTTTTTTGTAAATTTCTCCGGCAATGCTCTGATAGAAAATATCAGAAAGGGGAGAAAAAGAGAGTACAGAGAGTTTCATAAAAAAGGCACTCCGCCTGACCCTCAGGACCTTGGCACCTTTTTACGCTCTAAACTCATCTGGGAAAAACGGCAGGAGGGGAATCACAAAATCCTGCTTGAATTTTATAAGGCGCTCATAAAGATAAGAAAAGAAATCCCTGTTTTTTCTTGTATTAACTCAGTAAATGTATATGTGGATGGCCGTGAAAAACAAAAAGTAGTGATTATAAGAAGACATCTTAGTAATGATGACGCAAACAGTGTGTTGTGCATTTTTAATTTTAATAAGGATAACGTACAAATGTCTTTAAACGGACTTGAGGCGTGGGAGAGGTTTTTCTGTTCGGCTGCTGCTGAATGGGCAGGAGCAGGGTCAGAATCATCTGAGATTTTAATCTGTGACGAACCCTTTACAATTGCAGGGTTAAGTGTGTCGCTTTATAACAAAAAAAGTGTTGCTTTACTTTAG
- a CDS encoding glycosyltransferase family 4 protein has product MKIAFIRKRFDPFGGAENYLQTLCSRLISEGYEISVLTRDWRQTEGVSFYKVPVNPLCSALSFNRSVKKLIANLKFDCTVSFERTTTQDIYRAGDGCHSTWLKRRAVIENPLRRFSFKINPNHRAILNIEKECLKKTPVIVANSNMVKQDIIADYGISAEKIRVLYNGVDLKRFNKDNRDIYRAALRQELGISDSVPVVVFVGSGYERKGLPTLLHAVSLINDDIRVLVAGKGDIAKYKRLSKKLGIMERCIFSGPVKAIERVYAAGDIFVLPTLYDPFSNASLEAMASGLPVITTKTNGVSELIENGINGAVLDDPLNTEALADLIKAAIPKAAEMGNSASITAAGFSIERASFEFTSLIEEFIKGKNNG; this is encoded by the coding sequence ATGAAAATAGCCTTCATAAGAAAACGCTTTGATCCATTTGGCGGTGCTGAAAACTACCTGCAAACCCTCTGCAGCCGCCTAATATCAGAGGGATATGAAATATCCGTGCTCACCAGAGACTGGAGGCAAACAGAGGGTGTGTCTTTTTACAAAGTTCCAGTTAACCCGCTCTGTTCAGCATTGTCGTTTAACCGGAGTGTGAAAAAACTAATTGCAAATCTGAAGTTTGATTGTACAGTTAGCTTTGAGCGCACAACCACTCAGGACATATACAGGGCAGGGGATGGCTGTCACAGCACGTGGCTTAAACGCAGAGCGGTTATAGAAAATCCACTCAGGAGGTTTTCTTTTAAGATAAATCCAAATCACAGAGCTATTTTGAACATTGAAAAAGAGTGCTTAAAAAAAACTCCGGTTATTGTTGCAAATTCCAATATGGTAAAACAGGATATTATTGCTGACTACGGTATCAGTGCTGAAAAAATCAGGGTTTTATATAATGGCGTTGACCTTAAGAGATTTAATAAAGACAACAGAGACATCTATAGAGCCGCATTAAGACAGGAGCTGGGAATTTCTGACAGTGTGCCTGTTGTGGTGTTTGTTGGCTCTGGGTATGAGCGAAAAGGGCTTCCGACACTGCTTCATGCGGTTTCTTTAATTAACGATGACATCAGGGTTTTAGTGGCAGGGAAGGGTGACATTGCAAAGTATAAACGGCTTTCCAAAAAGCTTGGCATTATGGAGCGGTGTATTTTTTCAGGTCCTGTAAAAGCGATAGAAAGGGTTTATGCCGCAGGGGATATTTTTGTCCTTCCAACCCTGTATGATCCCTTTAGTAACGCCTCCCTTGAAGCAATGGCATCGGGTCTACCTGTCATTACAACTAAGACAAACGGGGTATCTGAACTCATTGAAAATGGGATAAACGGCGCAGTCTTAGATGATCCGCTAAACACTGAAGCTTTAGCAGATTTAATTAAAGCAGCCATACCAAAGGCTGCAGAGATGGGTAATAGCGCATCCATTACTGCCGCAGGATTTAGCATAGAGCGTGCCTCATTTGAGTTTACATCATTAATTGAGGAGTTTATTAAAGGAAAAAACAATGGATAG
- a CDS encoding HAMP domain-containing protein: MNNLKTKLRMSIKKKIILSFTVSFSFMIILVILSYVAFFKIMEDIRSLETTDRIRSRTLEMRRYEKNFLNGDDDAAKKLQAFAEEITTIIQTGNFNTRTESNINDLSGNLDKYSVTFSTILSKSIEFQMKNAKIIRKDSPHFFLMPLINATFREHPLENIEVLKQTFPNKTSGEMIALLGDISHDIGVLRRLGEELISASKDLDRTARDRMERLIKLTQVSGLIFLPISFALGLALLLKITQKVVNRLKELEITMEKAAHGYFPSVHIAGSGDEVERLKTTFNKMSDDLRHRQEQINSKDEQLHQSKQLAALGTLASGVAHELNNPLNNIHLAAQTLTRALSKGTYPEIISDSVNDIHSQTMRMKKIVSDLLEFVRSKKPQYEQFELYSLISDTYRRLNASADLSGITFSVEGEGFICAGHQQLEQVFINLFINAIDAMGGHGTLKVYIDATDKEVSVKISDTGAGIAEEDIERIFEPFYTKKGKGTGLGLFITYNIIKNYKGDLTVESTPGTGTTFTITLPVRDTSEES; encoded by the coding sequence ATGAATAATTTAAAAACAAAATTACGTATGTCCATAAAGAAAAAGATTATTCTTAGTTTTACGGTAAGTTTTTCTTTCATGATTATACTTGTCATATTATCCTACGTAGCTTTCTTTAAGATTATGGAGGACATCCGATCACTTGAGACAACAGACAGAATACGCAGCAGAACACTTGAAATGCGAAGATATGAAAAGAACTTCTTAAATGGCGATGATGATGCCGCTAAAAAGCTTCAAGCCTTTGCTGAGGAAATTACAACCATCATCCAAACCGGAAATTTTAACACAAGGACTGAGTCAAATATAAATGACCTTAGCGGAAATTTAGATAAATACTCAGTCACATTTAGTACTATACTTAGTAAATCAATAGAATTTCAAATGAAAAACGCTAAGATAATCCGCAAGGACTCCCCGCATTTTTTCTTAATGCCACTAATTAACGCCACATTCCGTGAGCATCCCCTTGAAAACATAGAGGTGCTTAAGCAAACATTTCCCAATAAAACCTCCGGCGAGATGATAGCACTCCTCGGGGATATATCTCATGACATAGGAGTGTTAAGAAGACTCGGAGAGGAGCTAATCTCAGCCTCTAAGGACCTCGACAGAACGGCAAGGGACAGGATGGAGCGCCTTATTAAACTCACACAGGTAAGTGGCCTTATATTTTTACCTATATCTTTTGCCCTTGGGTTGGCACTGCTTCTAAAAATTACCCAGAAAGTAGTAAACCGGCTTAAGGAACTTGAGATAACAATGGAAAAAGCTGCGCACGGCTATTTTCCATCAGTCCATATAGCAGGGAGCGGAGATGAAGTTGAACGGCTTAAAACCACATTTAATAAAATGTCTGATGATTTAAGGCATCGTCAGGAGCAAATTAACAGCAAGGATGAGCAGTTACATCAAAGTAAACAGCTTGCCGCCCTTGGCACTCTTGCCTCAGGAGTGGCTCATGAGTTAAATAACCCGTTAAATAATATTCACCTTGCTGCCCAAACTCTGACAAGGGCGCTCTCTAAGGGTACGTATCCGGAGATAATTTCAGATTCTGTAAACGACATCCACTCTCAAACCATGCGTATGAAAAAAATTGTAAGTGATCTTTTGGAGTTTGTCAGAAGTAAAAAACCGCAGTATGAACAGTTTGAGCTCTATAGTCTCATCTCAGACACCTATAGAAGACTTAATGCCTCGGCAGATTTAAGCGGCATAACGTTTTCCGTAGAAGGAGAGGGATTTATATGCGCAGGGCATCAGCAATTGGAGCAGGTGTTTATCAATTTGTTTATAAACGCAATTGATGCAATGGGCGGGCACGGCACTCTGAAAGTATATATTGACGCTACCGATAAAGAGGTTAGCGTAAAAATATCAGACACGGGGGCAGGAATAGCTGAGGAGGACATAGAACGGATATTTGAACCGTTTTACACAAAAAAGGGCAAAGGCACCGGTCTTGGGCTTTTTATAACATACAACATAATAAAAAACTACAAAGGTGACCTCACTGTAGAGAGCACACCCGGCACTGGAACCACTTTTACTATAACCTTGCCGGTAAGGGACACATCGGAGGAGTCGTGA
- a CDS encoding putative maltokinase: protein MEMTIEFEEVFSCKTKKLLEKEVLPSYLMSCRWFAGKAKKVQDVEIIEDVFLDGPPAHILLIRVTYTDGLPEIYLLPVSYATAPASKALLDDYPFAVIANVTTEHSEGILYDATYDDAFRRAILSFIIKRKSAKGLNGHLSAFYERRMKHHGDSYYDIESSQVLKADQSNSSLLYEKKLIMKLFRKLEEGINPDIELLRFIAEKNDKSPIAENIPIFMGSLEYKHNQSSEPIFIANLQSYVQNEGDAWNYTVGNITRFYEDILSSKPNAGEIKVLHKSLLDGNYENIPKILVDLIGIRFLAMVSKLGKTTGDLHLTLALHNDNPDFTPEPFSTLYQRSLYQSMHSMAKRNLELLRKNLKTLPDPVKEESENILNHEKEVLQLFKLMVEMKITASKIRIHGDYHLGQVLWRGNELVIIDFEGEPLRSLSDRRLKRSPLRDLAGMIRSLHYATYSTLLKTAIFTQKDILELTPWADLWYFYMSGIFLSSYLNRVKTMEFIPSGRVEFENLLRVLMLEKAVYELGYELNNRPEWLIIPLKGVAHILWL, encoded by the coding sequence TTGGAAATGACCATTGAATTTGAAGAGGTTTTTTCCTGTAAAACTAAAAAGTTACTTGAAAAAGAGGTGCTGCCCTCATACCTGATGTCTTGCAGATGGTTTGCCGGTAAAGCAAAAAAGGTTCAGGATGTGGAAATTATAGAAGATGTTTTTCTTGATGGACCCCCTGCCCATATCTTATTAATTAGGGTAACCTACACAGACGGACTGCCGGAAATTTACCTTCTGCCGGTTTCTTATGCTACCGCCCCTGCGTCCAAAGCTCTGTTGGATGATTACCCATTTGCAGTGATTGCAAATGTTACAACTGAGCACAGTGAGGGTATACTTTACGATGCCACCTATGATGATGCCTTCAGGCGTGCCATTCTGTCATTTATCATAAAAAGGAAATCAGCCAAGGGCTTAAACGGACACTTGAGCGCTTTTTATGAAAGAAGGATGAAACATCATGGCGACAGTTACTACGACATTGAGTCCTCACAGGTGCTTAAAGCAGACCAGAGCAACAGTTCACTGTTGTATGAAAAGAAGCTTATCATGAAACTTTTCAGAAAACTTGAGGAGGGTATAAACCCAGATATCGAACTGTTACGCTTTATAGCGGAAAAGAACGATAAAAGCCCTATAGCTGAAAATATACCCATTTTTATGGGCTCGCTGGAGTATAAACATAATCAGTCGTCAGAGCCGATTTTTATTGCAAATCTCCAGAGTTATGTCCAAAACGAGGGAGACGCCTGGAACTATACTGTTGGCAATATAACAAGGTTTTATGAAGACATTCTGTCTTCAAAACCCAATGCTGGTGAAATCAAGGTGCTGCACAAAAGTTTGCTCGATGGCAACTATGAAAACATTCCTAAAATTTTAGTTGACCTTATAGGTATCAGGTTTTTAGCGATGGTTTCAAAGCTTGGCAAAACCACGGGAGATTTACACCTTACCTTAGCCTTACACAACGATAACCCGGACTTTACACCTGAGCCTTTCAGCACCCTCTATCAGCGCTCACTGTATCAATCCATGCACAGCATGGCTAAGAGGAATTTAGAACTTCTCAGAAAAAACTTAAAAACCCTGCCTGACCCTGTTAAAGAAGAATCCGAAAATATTTTGAATCATGAAAAGGAAGTGCTTCAGCTTTTTAAATTAATGGTAGAGATGAAAATCACAGCATCAAAAATACGGATACATGGCGACTACCACCTGGGGCAGGTGCTGTGGAGGGGGAATGAACTTGTAATCATAGACTTTGAGGGTGAACCTCTGCGCTCTCTTTCTGACAGAAGATTAAAAAGATCTCCTTTAAGAGACCTGGCAGGCATGATCCGCTCCCTACACTATGCCACCTACAGCACTTTGTTAAAAACCGCAATTTTTACGCAGAAAGACATACTGGAATTAACCCCGTGGGCAGACCTGTGGTACTTTTATATGAGCGGGATATTTCTTAGCTCATACTTAAACAGGGTAAAAACCATGGAGTTTATACCCTCAGGGCGAGTGGAATTTGAAAATCTCCTCAGAGTATTGATGCTTGAAAAGGCAGTTTATGAATTGGGCTATGAACTCAATAATCGTCCCGAATGGCTGATTATACCGCTTAAGGGGGTGGCTCATATACTGTGGCTTTAA
- a CDS encoding type II toxin-antitoxin system HicB family antitoxin, whose amino-acid sequence MEFPVIINKTEYGYDAHCPVLRGCHSQGDTLEDAQENIKDAIRTYLEMDARITDDDFKAAL is encoded by the coding sequence ATGGAGTTTCCAGTAATTATAAATAAAACTGAGTACGGTTATGATGCCCATTGTCCTGTTCTGCGGGGTTGCCATAGCCAGGGTGATACCCTTGAAGATGCTCAGGAAAACATTAAAGATGCTATAAGAACTTATCTTGAAATGGATGCCAGAATTACAGACGATGACTTTAAGGCAGCACTGTAA
- the rfaQ gene encoding putative lipopolysaccharide heptosyltransferase III, which translates to MDRDIKSILVIKLRHIGDVLLTSPVFSTLRRAFPNARITALINSGTEDVLSGHPSIDDIIVFNRKIKGLSFLKKYSREFSFLKSIRSAISPDVAIDLTGGDRAAIISLMSGAKVRAGKHTNKLSLWGKNLIYTDRFVLDGSKHVVMQNLDLIQRLFSLPDEAMDYSVRIQIPDKELDDIRKLFKINGVSDADRVVHVHPTSRWFFKCWPDECMAEIIENLLGYGVRVVVTSSPDTKETERANSILSLVKQKAGVISLVGKTTLKSLAAISQRCALFFGVDSAPMHIAAAVNTPVVALFGPSGVFNWGPWDNNSSADTPYTKRNSVQHSGIHTAIQRDWDCIPCGQDGCDGSKKSKCLDDITTDEVWSVIKGKL; encoded by the coding sequence ATGGATAGAGACATAAAATCAATTCTGGTAATTAAGCTAAGACACATTGGTGATGTGCTTCTGACCTCCCCTGTATTTAGCACGCTTAGGCGAGCATTTCCCAACGCCCGCATTACGGCACTAATAAACTCAGGCACAGAGGATGTATTGTCCGGGCATCCATCCATAGATGATATTATCGTATTTAACAGAAAAATCAAAGGGCTGTCGTTTCTTAAAAAATACTCACGGGAGTTTTCCTTTCTAAAGAGCATTCGCAGTGCTATTTCCCCTGATGTTGCCATAGATTTAACGGGAGGGGACAGGGCAGCCATAATATCACTGATGAGCGGAGCTAAAGTAAGGGCAGGAAAGCACACAAACAAGCTAAGCCTGTGGGGGAAAAACCTCATCTACACTGACCGGTTTGTTCTTGACGGCTCTAAGCATGTGGTTATGCAAAATCTGGACCTTATTCAGAGATTGTTTTCTCTGCCTGATGAAGCCATGGATTACTCCGTGCGGATTCAAATTCCTGACAAAGAACTGGATGACATCAGAAAGTTGTTTAAAATTAACGGCGTTAGTGATGCTGACAGAGTGGTTCATGTACATCCGACATCGAGATGGTTTTTTAAGTGCTGGCCTGATGAGTGCATGGCTGAGATAATAGAAAATTTGCTCGGCTATGGTGTCAGAGTTGTGGTTACATCATCGCCGGACACTAAAGAGACAGAGAGGGCAAACAGTATATTGTCGTTGGTTAAACAAAAGGCCGGTGTAATTTCTTTGGTTGGAAAAACGACACTCAAAAGTCTTGCAGCTATATCACAGAGGTGCGCCTTGTTTTTTGGTGTTGACTCGGCCCCTATGCACATAGCTGCGGCAGTTAATACGCCGGTTGTCGCCTTGTTTGGTCCCTCCGGAGTCTTCAACTGGGGCCCGTGGGACAATAACAGCTCAGCAGATACTCCCTACACCAAAAGAAACTCTGTTCAGCACTCCGGCATTCACACCGCTATTCAACGAGACTGGGACTGTATCCCCTGCGGACAGGATGGCTGTGACGGTTCAAAAAAGAGTAAATGCCTCGATGATATTACCACAGATGAGGTCTGGTCTGTGATAAAGGGGAAACTATAA
- a CDS encoding sigma-54-dependent Fis family transcriptional regulator, with protein sequence MNILIAEDEDVSRKHLIYALEDEGYSTRGVTNGLLALEEIEKRQYHVLITDIKMPGMDGLELFAIIREKYPEISVIIITGYGNVQAAVEAIKGGAEDYITKPFDIDDLLVKLSKIKERHSLKSEIEALKASAGVSGKIPFIYKSAGMRLVMDMIDKLKDSDCNVTITGPTGSGKGQAAKLIHHLSVRAEKPFIGINCAVLTEELLASELFGHEKGAFTGAVATKKGLIELSHAGTLFLDEIAEMPTNLQARLLKAIEDGEFYRVGGTKLIKVDVRFIAATNHNIKTLITLGKFREDLYYRLNVMEVNIPPLKERKDDIKPLATFFLKKYAAKYKKHITSITAEATNTLMGYDFPGNVRELENIIERGVIIEATNAITQGSLPQGLSFFQIETLTPGKILTIEQLTKDYTQRVIEMFDGNKSLAADALGISRTSLWRLLKEESTDE encoded by the coding sequence GTGAACATACTGATAGCAGAGGACGAGGACGTATCAAGAAAGCACCTTATCTATGCTTTAGAGGATGAGGGATACAGCACACGCGGCGTTACTAATGGTCTTTTGGCTTTAGAGGAGATAGAGAAACGGCAGTACCATGTGCTCATAACAGATATAAAAATGCCGGGAATGGATGGCCTTGAGCTATTTGCAATCATACGGGAAAAGTACCCTGAAATCAGTGTAATCATTATAACCGGCTATGGAAACGTACAGGCAGCGGTTGAGGCTATAAAGGGAGGTGCTGAGGACTATATTACAAAACCTTTTGACATAGATGATCTTCTTGTAAAGCTGTCAAAAATCAAAGAAAGACACTCCCTCAAAAGTGAGATAGAAGCGCTAAAGGCATCAGCCGGAGTAAGCGGCAAAATCCCCTTCATTTATAAAAGTGCCGGGATGCGTCTTGTCATGGATATGATTGATAAACTTAAGGATTCCGACTGCAATGTGACAATTACAGGACCAACCGGTTCAGGAAAAGGACAGGCGGCAAAACTCATACACCACTTAAGCGTAAGGGCTGAAAAACCGTTTATAGGAATCAACTGTGCCGTACTGACTGAGGAACTTTTGGCAAGCGAACTGTTTGGCCACGAAAAGGGAGCATTTACAGGGGCGGTTGCTACAAAAAAGGGACTGATAGAGCTAAGCCATGCTGGCACCTTGTTTCTTGATGAGATTGCAGAGATGCCGACAAATCTGCAAGCCCGGCTTTTAAAAGCCATCGAGGACGGGGAGTTTTACCGCGTAGGGGGAACAAAGTTAATCAAGGTGGATGTGCGCTTTATTGCCGCAACAAACCATAACATCAAAACCCTGATAACACTGGGTAAGTTTCGGGAGGACCTCTACTACCGGCTTAACGTCATGGAGGTCAATATTCCTCCTCTTAAGGAACGAAAAGATGACATTAAACCGCTTGCAACGTTCTTTCTTAAAAAATATGCCGCAAAGTACAAAAAACACATAACCTCAATAACGGCTGAGGCGACAAACACCCTGATGGGATATGATTTCCCTGGAAATGTGCGTGAGCTTGAAAACATAATCGAACGGGGTGTAATCATAGAGGCCACAAATGCCATAACGCAGGGAAGCCTCCCACAGGGCCTTTCCTTTTTTCAGATTGAAACTCTAACTCCTGGCAAAATCCTCACTATTGAGCAGCTTACTAAAGACTACACACAAAGAGTGATTGAAATGTTTGACGGCAACAAATCCCTTGCAGCAGACGCCCTTGGCATTTCCCGTACCAGCCTGTGGAGACTGCTTAAAGAGGAGTCAACGGATGAGTAG
- a CDS encoding chloride channel protein — MDKHTSTILISMFIGILSATAVILFRSILDTMKEYLLMDGGQLLGVGENLSSRLLLPLIPAIGGALLIPLEKKFPGRVGGYTFPNFLAQVNVKGGIIGIKTILLRIVAPSITIGSGGSAGVEGPAAVIGGGIGSIVGRWLGVSEKRVTLFIASGAAGAIAAIFNAPIAGVMFAIEIILLGNYEMISFGAIVISAGMATAVSQSHFGESNIFIVPQHVFIGISETPVFLVFGIFIGVLAVFFIKVFYSIQDYFKDIPVNPYLKPVLGGILVGAIGIFFPQIMSDGYEHITNVLSGRYTVLLCLALVFLKMFATSVTLGSGSAGGIFAPSLFIGAMAGRTFGAVAHRFLPNFTSLPEAYATLGVGAFLAAVTHAPLTGMFLMLEMTGDYKVIILVMLTSITGVFVAKTLLKSSIDTFSLSRQGIDLASGKEVSVLESLKVKDIMLKEFVTIKESEPLKIVLDLIVAGKGLCYPVVSKEGNLKGIISVDDIRVVFSESYIQKVVTVGELATEDIPIVTGYDNLRKAFECFSSADFEELPVVNPLNRNEIIGILKRSIVISAYNREILRRHAN, encoded by the coding sequence ATGGATAAGCATACCTCAACAATTTTAATATCCATGTTTATAGGGATATTAAGTGCCACAGCCGTAATCTTATTTCGCAGTATATTAGATACAATGAAAGAGTATTTGCTGATGGATGGAGGACAGCTTCTTGGGGTGGGAGAGAACTTAAGCAGCAGACTTCTGCTTCCACTGATTCCAGCCATAGGCGGGGCGTTGTTGATTCCTCTGGAAAAAAAGTTCCCCGGGAGGGTCGGAGGCTATACATTCCCGAACTTTCTTGCGCAGGTGAATGTCAAAGGCGGCATAATCGGTATAAAAACCATATTACTACGCATAGTGGCTCCCTCTATAACGATTGGTTCCGGAGGTTCTGCCGGAGTGGAGGGACCTGCGGCGGTAATAGGCGGCGGCATTGGTTCAATAGTTGGCAGATGGCTGGGAGTTTCGGAAAAAAGGGTGACTCTTTTTATCGCCTCAGGGGCGGCAGGCGCAATAGCAGCCATATTTAATGCTCCCATAGCAGGCGTTATGTTTGCCATAGAAATAATCCTGCTCGGTAACTATGAAATGATTTCCTTTGGAGCAATAGTAATATCTGCCGGAATGGCAACTGCTGTTTCTCAGTCTCATTTTGGCGAGTCTAACATCTTTATAGTTCCACAGCACGTATTTATAGGCATTTCAGAAACTCCGGTCTTTCTTGTCTTTGGTATCTTTATCGGAGTGCTTGCCGTGTTTTTTATAAAAGTGTTTTATAGCATCCAGGATTATTTCAAAGACATCCCTGTAAACCCATATTTAAAGCCGGTACTTGGAGGGATACTTGTTGGAGCGATTGGGATCTTCTTTCCTCAGATAATGAGTGATGGCTATGAACACATTACAAACGTATTAAGCGGACGATATACTGTTTTGCTTTGCCTGGCTCTTGTGTTCTTAAAGATGTTTGCAACAAGTGTGACTCTTGGCTCAGGCTCTGCCGGTGGTATCTTTGCCCCTTCACTTTTTATAGGTGCTATGGCCGGCAGAACATTTGGAGCCGTGGCACATCGTTTTTTGCCTAACTTTACATCGTTGCCTGAGGCGTATGCAACACTTGGTGTGGGGGCATTTTTGGCAGCCGTAACACACGCTCCCCTTACCGGCATGTTTCTTATGCTTGAGATGACAGGCGACTATAAAGTAATAATCCTAGTTATGCTAACCAGCATTACCGGTGTATTTGTTGCAAAGACTCTTCTGAAAAGTTCCATTGATACCTTCTCGCTTTCCCGGCAAGGCATTGACCTTGCTTCAGGCAAAGAGGTAAGTGTTCTTGAATCACTTAAAGTTAAAGATATAATGCTAAAGGAGTTTGTTACGATAAAGGAAAGCGAGCCTTTAAAGATAGTACTTGATCTTATCGTTGCGGGCAAGGGACTTTGCTATCCTGTGGTTAGTAAGGAAGGGAATCTTAAGGGAATCATATCGGTTGACGATATAAGAGTAGTGTTTTCGGAAAGTTATATTCAAAAAGTGGTAACGGTTGGAGAGCTTGCCACGGAGGACATCCCGATTGTAACAGGGTACGATAATTTACGGAAAGCGTTTGAGTGTTTTTCCAGTGCAGACTTTGAGGAACTCCCTGTGGTAAATCCGCTAAATAGAAACGAGATTATTGGAATACTGAAGAGAAGTATTGTAATATCAGCCTATAACAGAGAAATACTAAGGCGTCATGCTAACTAA